Proteins encoded together in one Lathyrus oleraceus cultivar Zhongwan6 chromosome 5, CAAS_Psat_ZW6_1.0, whole genome shotgun sequence window:
- the LOC127078377 gene encoding heavy metal-associated isoprenylated plant protein 7 isoform X1: MGEEEKKTEETKTEEEETKAEETKDEEAAAPPPPPAEILLKVFMHCEGCARKVRRCLKNFPGVEGVTTNCKTHEVVVKGEKADPAKVVERIQTKSRRKVELVSPLPNPPEEEKVVEEEEKPEPEEEKKEVPQIVTVVLKVHMHCEGCAEEIKKRILKMKGVESVETDLKKSEVTVKGVYDPTMLVKFVYKRFGKQAVIVNEEKVEEEAKAEEEKKEEAVIVNEERVKEEAKAEEEKKEETNEEVEEKKEEEQNEAKPQENPEGAIVVQETKVEDEMKKNESYYNPPMDLYAQPPPMDYHAYPPIAYPACPPYYQTYLPPAPQIFSDENPNACSVM, translated from the exons ATGGGAGAG GAAGAAAAGAAAACAGAGGAAACCAAAACAGAGGAAGAAGAAACCAAGGCAGAGGAAACAAAagatgaagaagctgctgctcCGCCACCGCCTCCGGCAGAGATTTTGCTGAAAGTGTTTATGCATTGTGAAGGCTGTGCTCGGAAAGTTCGTCGGTGTTTGAAGAATTTCCCCGGAGTTGAAGGTGTGACAACTAACTGCAAAACTCATGAGGTTGTTGTGAAAGGTGAGAAAGCTGATCCGGCGAAGGTTGTGGAGAGAATTCAGACGAAGAGTCGGAGGAAGGTTGAGCTTGTATCTCCGCTCCCGAATCCACCAGAGGAGGAAAAAGTTGTTGAGGAAGAAGAGAAACCAGAACCTGAAGAGGAGAAGAAAGAAGTG CCTCAGATTGTAACGGTTGTTCTTAAAGTTCACATGCATTGTGAGGGTTGTGCCGAAGAGATAAAAAAACGCATACTCAAAATGAAGG GAGTGGAATCGGTGGAAACTGATTTGAAGAAGTCTGAGGTAACCGTGAAGGGAGTGTATGATCCAACGATGCTGGTTAAATTCGTGTACAAACGATTTGGGAAGCAAGCTGTGATTGTGAATGAAGAGAAAGTCGAGGAAGAAGCAAAAGCCGAGGAAGAGAAAAAAGAAGAGGCTGTGATTGTGAATGAAGAGAGAGTCAAGGAAGAAGCAAAAGCCGAGGAAGAGAAAAAAGAAGAGACGAATGAAGAAGTGGaggagaagaaagaagaagaacAGAATGAGGCGAAACCACAAGAGAATCCAGAAGGTGCAATTGTTGTACAAGAGACCAAAGTGGAAGAtgagatgaagaaaaatgaatCCTACTATAATCCCCCAATGGATTTGTATGCACAACCACCACCAATGGATTATCATGCATACCCACCAATAGCTTATCCTGCATGTCCTCCATACTATCAAACATATCTTCCACCAGCACCGCAGATCTTCAGCGATGAGAATCCAAATGCTTGCAGTGTTATGTGA
- the LOC127078377 gene encoding heavy metal-associated isoprenylated plant protein 7 isoform X2, giving the protein MGEEEKKTEETKTEEEETKAEETKDEEAAAPPPPPAEILLKVFMHCEGCARKVRRCLKNFPGVEGVTTNCKTHEVVVKGEKADPAKVVERIQTKSRRKVELVSPLPNPPEEEKVVEEEEKPEPEEEKKEVPQIVTVVLKVHMHCEGCAEEIKKRILKMKGVESVETDLKKSEVTVKGVYDPTMLVKFVYKRFGKQAVIVNEEKVEEEAKAEEEKKEETNEEVEEKKEEEQNEAKPQENPEGAIVVQETKVEDEMKKNESYYNPPMDLYAQPPPMDYHAYPPIAYPACPPYYQTYLPPAPQIFSDENPNACSVM; this is encoded by the exons ATGGGAGAG GAAGAAAAGAAAACAGAGGAAACCAAAACAGAGGAAGAAGAAACCAAGGCAGAGGAAACAAAagatgaagaagctgctgctcCGCCACCGCCTCCGGCAGAGATTTTGCTGAAAGTGTTTATGCATTGTGAAGGCTGTGCTCGGAAAGTTCGTCGGTGTTTGAAGAATTTCCCCGGAGTTGAAGGTGTGACAACTAACTGCAAAACTCATGAGGTTGTTGTGAAAGGTGAGAAAGCTGATCCGGCGAAGGTTGTGGAGAGAATTCAGACGAAGAGTCGGAGGAAGGTTGAGCTTGTATCTCCGCTCCCGAATCCACCAGAGGAGGAAAAAGTTGTTGAGGAAGAAGAGAAACCAGAACCTGAAGAGGAGAAGAAAGAAGTG CCTCAGATTGTAACGGTTGTTCTTAAAGTTCACATGCATTGTGAGGGTTGTGCCGAAGAGATAAAAAAACGCATACTCAAAATGAAGG GAGTGGAATCGGTGGAAACTGATTTGAAGAAGTCTGAGGTAACCGTGAAGGGAGTGTATGATCCAACGATGCTGGTTAAATTCGTGTACAAACGATTTGGGAAGCAAGCTGTGATTGTGAATGAAGAGAAAGTCGAGGAAGAAGCAAAAGCCGAGGAAGAGAAAAAAGAAGAG ACGAATGAAGAAGTGGaggagaagaaagaagaagaacAGAATGAGGCGAAACCACAAGAGAATCCAGAAGGTGCAATTGTTGTACAAGAGACCAAAGTGGAAGAtgagatgaagaaaaatgaatCCTACTATAATCCCCCAATGGATTTGTATGCACAACCACCACCAATGGATTATCATGCATACCCACCAATAGCTTATCCTGCATGTCCTCCATACTATCAAACATATCTTCCACCAGCACCGCAGATCTTCAGCGATGAGAATCCAAATGCTTGCAGTGTTATGTGA